The genomic stretch TGAGTGCCGAATGCGGTCATGTTCGAGCTCCCTTGAAAGCTGGGTCCTGCGCTTTGGATCCGTTCATTGGGCGCCGATCGACCCCGGGACGCCGGCGGGAGCCGAGGCCGGCCGGCTCCGGTAGACGGTGGGGTCCGCAACACCGGCGCGGGCGAAGGCGCCGGATCGCTCCCTGCAGGTCCCGCACCGGCCGCAGTGCAGATCCTCACCCCGGTAGCAGCTCCAGGTCAGACCGAACGGAACGTCCAACCGGGTCCCGAGGCGGACGATGTCGACCTTGGTGAGGTGCAGGAACGGGACCGTCAGTTCGATGGGCTCGTAGTGGCAAAGGCCGGCGGTCCTGGCCAGAGCCCGGACGAATTCGGGGCGGCAGTCGGGATAGACCTCGTGGTCTCCGGCATGGGCGGCGTAGGCGACCGTGCCGCAATCGGAAGAGATGGCCCAGGCCAGGGCCACCGCCAGCATCAACATGTTGCGGTTGGGGACCACGGTGACCTTCATGCTCTCCGGATCGTACTCCCCCGACGGGACCTCGACGTCCGGGCTGGTGAGGGCGCTCCCCGCCAGGAATCCCGTGACCGCGGAAAGATCGGCGCTCTTGAAGGAAACTCCCACCCGGGCGCAGATTCCGGCGGCTGCGCCGAGTTCCTTTCGATGCCGTTGTCCGTAGTCGATGCCCAGAGCCTGGACGTGATGCCCCTGGGAGAGAAGCTGATACAGAAGCGTGGTGGAGTCCATCCCTCCCGAAAGCGTCAGAACGACTCGTTTTCGAACCACGGCTTCCCTTCGCTCAACCGGCCCATGCAGAGATTAGCACAGGGGGGGAGCGGCGGTTTCCAACCGCCGAACTCCGGTGGAGCATGGAGGAATGGGAGACTTCCAGTCACCCACGAAACGCGTTCGGTCAAGGCTACTCCGGAAGCCGGCGGTCAGGAAACCGCTGCTCCTTTCCTCATACACCGCTGGATCCAACTGACCACGCAGCCGGCCGCCAGGCCCACGGGAAGCGATACCGGCAGGATCCACTGAAAGCTGAAGTCCACGATTCCGGTCCGTTCCGACAACGGAACCCAACCCAGGTCCAGGGTCATCTGGTTCAGCGAACCCCAGTAGGCCACGCAGGCCGCCGCCAGAAGGGCCGCCAGCGACCCTGCGATAGTTCCCGAAGCGGTGGAGAAGGGTACGAATATGGCGAGAAAGAAGAGCAGAAAGAGGGCGCCGACGTACAGATGAAGGGTGCGTTGCGCGATTTCCACGAAGTTGCCCGGCACGTTTCCCACCACGAACGAGGATCCCAGGACCACGATCAGTCCAATGGCGAGAGCCAGCGCCTGCGAGAGACGGACGCGCGCGATTTCGCTCAGTGCGCGCCGCCGGAACCGGCCGACGAAATCGGTCACCACCACCGCCGTGAGCGAATTGACTCCGGAGTCGACACTCGACATGGCCGCGGCGAAGAGGCCGGAAATCACGAGGCCCGATACGCCGATGGGAAGCAGGTGAACGATGTAGTAGGGAAACACTCGATCGGCATCGACGCCTGCGGGCAGGAGTTCCGGGCGAGCCTCGAAGAAACCCAGCAGTGAGAAGGCCACCAGGGCCAGAATCACGTTCACCAGGATGCCGGCGAACGAATTCAGCAAAAAAGACCGCCGCGCCGCCTTGACGTCCCGAACCGACATGAAGCGTTGGACCGCGGTCTGATCGCCTCCGGCCGTGCAGACCCACCAGAGGGTTCCCGACACGATGGACCAGAACGCCGTGACCCGGACGTTGGGGTCCAGGCTGAACAGGGGTTGAGTGTCCCAGGAGGGGCTCCATTCGGTGGGGAACCAACCGAATCCGCCGAGGCGAACCGTCACCGTGATCACCACCAGCAGCGCCCCGCCGCACAGGAGGCAGAACTGCAGGAAGTCCGTGATGACCACGGCCCGCAGACCGCCGAAGGACGCATAGGTGATGGCCACGGCTCCGATCACCAGTGCCACGTAGGGAAGCTTGTCCTGCTCGAGACCCAGCATCAGAAGCATGGCTTGAGCGCTCAGGTGGATGAGCAGCGACATCCAGGTCAACCGGAGCATGATGAACAGGACGGCGCCGGTCAGGCGGACGCTCAGGCCTTTTTTCTGCTCCAGCAGTTCGTAGGCGCTGATCAGCCGAAAGCGCATGTAGGCCGGGACGATCAGGTAACCCACGATGAGGTAGTAGAAGGGAATCGAGAGAGACGAAGTCAGGATGGCGGGCCCCTTTCCGTAGACTTCGCCCGGTGTGGCCAGGAAGGAGATGGTGCTGAAGAGGGTCACGAACATGGAGATGCCGATGAGCCCCGGGTTCATGGTCCGGTTGCCCACGAAGTACTCGTCCAGGCTCTTCTGGCGCCGCCGGTAGTACCAGCCCAGGGAGATCATCCCCAGGGCGTAGACTGCGATGATGACTCCGTCGATCCAGTGCAGGCCGCTGCCCGCGAAGCCGGCCGCCGCCGCGCCGGCCTCGGGCTGACCCAGTACCTGCCCCATGGACAGGGTTGCCGCCGCCAGGAACCACTTCATCATGCTTTGAGTCACCTGGTGAGAAATTCCGGCTAGTCGGCCACCCAGTGACGGTAGAGCGGCTTGAC from Acidobacteriota bacterium encodes the following:
- the queC gene encoding 7-cyano-7-deazaguanine synthase QueC produces the protein MVRKRVVLTLSGGMDSTTLLYQLLSQGHHVQALGIDYGQRHRKELGAAAGICARVGVSFKSADLSAVTGFLAGSALTSPDVEVPSGEYDPESMKVTVVPNRNMLMLAVALAWAISSDCGTVAYAAHAGDHEVYPDCRPEFVRALARTAGLCHYEPIELTVPFLHLTKVDIVRLGTRLDVPFGLTWSCYRGEDLHCGRCGTCRERSGAFARAGVADPTVYRSRPASAPAGVPGSIGAQ
- a CDS encoding sodium-coupled permease — its product is MMKWFLAAATLSMGQVLGQPEAGAAAAGFAGSGLHWIDGVIIAVYALGMISLGWYYRRRQKSLDEYFVGNRTMNPGLIGISMFVTLFSTISFLATPGEVYGKGPAILTSSLSIPFYYLIVGYLIVPAYMRFRLISAYELLEQKKGLSVRLTGAVLFIMLRLTWMSLLIHLSAQAMLLMLGLEQDKLPYVALVIGAVAITYASFGGLRAVVITDFLQFCLLCGGALLVVITVTVRLGGFGWFPTEWSPSWDTQPLFSLDPNVRVTAFWSIVSGTLWWVCTAGGDQTAVQRFMSVRDVKAARRSFLLNSFAGILVNVILALVAFSLLGFFEARPELLPAGVDADRVFPYYIVHLLPIGVSGLVISGLFAAAMSSVDSGVNSLTAVVVTDFVGRFRRRALSEIARVRLSQALALAIGLIVVLGSSFVVGNVPGNFVEIAQRTLHLYVGALFLLFFLAIFVPFSTASGTIAGSLAALLAAACVAYWGSLNQMTLDLGWVPLSERTGIVDFSFQWILPVSLPVGLAAGCVVSWIQRCMRKGAAVS